The genomic interval TATTACCCGCAACCGTATCAGTTTTAACCTCTGTTGAAAGTGAACGTACGTTAAAACGGGCGACTTCACGAATTCGCTCGGCTTGCCACTGTTCACGATCTAACATGCGTTCATCGATTAGACGATACGTATTGCCTAAATCAAGTGCATAGAAAACGCGTGTCTCCGCTGTGTGCTCATCGAATAGAAAAGAATTTCCTTCTTCTGCTTCGGTCGGGAAAGATGTCGAACGAATAACAGGAAATATCGATTTTTCCTGTCCAGCCATTCGATGTTCTTCCCCCATAACTTGCAACGCTTCCTCTACATAATAAGCGACTTCTTCAACAGCCTGCTCTTGTACCAACTCGTAATTCGCAATTACTCTTGGTAATTCAATGGTGATTCCTTTACCTGTTTTCACATTCTCAATTCGTAATGTATCCTGTTGACTATTAAATTGAAACGTGCGACTTTCATCTGCTAATCGTTCCTTTAATAAGTTCGTTAATTTCTTGCTGTTCATTTTCATGCTTAAGTCCTCCTTTGCAGAAAAAATGAGAAGGGCCCCCCTAGTTGAGAAAGGGCCCCTCCATTGATGGAAGTTTCACATTATAAACCTTGAATGAAATCCTCAATTTCTTGTTGTGTTTTACGGTCCTTGCTTACAAAGCGTCCTAATTCTTTTCCATTTTCATAAGCGATAAAACTTGGAATACCAAACACATCGTTTGCAGCGCACACATCAATGAATTGATCGCGATCTACATGAATGAACGTAAACTCAGGAAACTTCGCTTCAATTTCAGGTAGGATTGGTTCGATTACACGGCAGTCTCCGCACCAATCTGCTGAAAAAAGAAAAATATGTTTCCCTTCATTTTTTAATGTCTCATATTGTTCTTCTGATTGTAATTGTTGCATGTTGTCATCCTCCACTTTCATAATGTCATAAGTATGATTATATCAAACTGTGCACGCTTCAACCATTGATATACAGTCTCTCATGATATTCATATTGTCCAAGCAGCATGCTCATGATATGTTCAAACATTTTCACTCGCGTCATCCGCTCATTTGTAAACACACCAATGGCCCCTTCTTTTTTACGAATATTCGCTTTTTGAGTAAAATCATCCATCACAGGACCAAGCTCTTCACCCTGTTCTAACCGTTTCGCTACAACATCAGGTAAAACGATACGCGCTCCACCTGCAACCCAAACTCTACCGTCTCTAGTTGTCATTGCTCCCCAATTACAAAGGAATAAGCCCTGCTTCGTTTGCACGACTCCCCCTTCAAGACCAATGCCAATCTCTGCATCGCTATGCTGCAAACAATTTTTCGCGCGATTGACGGCACCTTCAATGGTTTCTTCATCTGAAAATGGTTGAGCAGACACACCGCTTTCTACTGATAAAGAAAGCACCTCTTCTTCCGAAAACACCTTCATCACAGCTTCGACTTTCGCTGGATTCTTACTACCTACAGCTACTCTCATGTTGACACACCATCTTTTCTTATCCGTTATTCTTAATTGTTTCAAATGTTGTTTTATCACATGCACGTACTAATTTTCCAATTAATTCGCGTGCGGCTGCATAGTCATCTACATGCATAATCGAAGCATGCGTATGGATATAGCGGGCACAGATGCCGATTACCGAACTTGGAATACCTTCATTGGCAATATGTACTTTACCAGCATCTGTTCCACCTTGAGATACATAGTATTGATATGGAATATTATGCGTTTCCGCTGTATCCAAAATAAATTCTCTCATTCCTCGATGTGTAACCATCGTTCGGTCAAAAATGCGCAATAATGCACCTTTGCCCAGTTGACCAAATTCTTTTTTATTTCCTGAAGCATCATTGGCTGGACTAGCATCTAATGCAAAGAATATGTCAGGCTTAATAAGTGAGGCTGCTGTTTGCGCTCCTCGTAAGCCAACTTCCTCTTGAACCGTAGCCCCTGAATAAAGAGTATTCGGTAATGTTTCCCCTTGTAAATCTTTTAACAATTCAATAGCTAATCCGCAGCCATAGCGATTATCCCACGCTTTAGCAAGAATTTTCTTCTTATTAGCAAGCGGAGTAAATGGGCAGATTGGGACAATTTGTTGTCCGGGTTTAATGCCAATTTGTTTAGCATCTTCTTTATCATCCGCGCCAATATCAATTAACATATTTTTAATATCCATTGGTTTAGCACGAAGCTTCTCATCTAACAAATGTGGGGGAACCGAACCAATGACTCCAATTACCGGTCCGTTATCCGTAATAATTTGAACGCGTTGCGCCATCAGCACTTGGCTCCACCAACCGCCTAATGTCTGAAAACGAATCATACCATTATCCGTAATAGACGTAACCATAAAGCCAACTTCGTCCATATGGCCTGCTACAAGAACAGTCGGACCATCTGCAGTTCCTTTTTTCAAGCCGAAAATACTTCCAAGACGATCTTGAACAATTTCATCTGCATATTTTTCAAGCTCACTACGCATAAAAGCACGAACAGCATGCTCATTCCCTGAAGTACCAGGCAATTCTGTCAACGTTTTAAATAGAGATAAAGTTTCATCATTCATTTTGATTTCCCCTTAACTTACGATTTTCTTTCCTACTCTATATTCTACAGAAATTTTTAGGAAGTTACCATCAGACTCACTTGGAGAAAATTTCAAATTATTAGGCAACCTTTCCATTCTTCTGTATACTAGAAAGTAAGAAATAAAAAGGACATTGGAGGAGACACAATGAATTGGAAAAGCTTTTTATTAGGTGCTGCCGCTGGATTCGCTGCTGGAATCATCACAAAAGAATTACTTGGTCCATCTGGACATGCTTCTCCAGAAAAAGTACTAGCGGATGTTAAAGAAAAATTGAAGAAAAGCGGTCAAATTTACGGCTCATGGATTGTGATGAAGCCTGAAACGTATGTAAAAAACGACGTGGAATATGAAGTATATAACGGTGGAATTACACGGAACATCGATGACAAACGTGAGCAATTCGAATTTGTGGCCGATGCTAAAACCGGAACATTATTGGAATTGAATGTACGAGCTGCCGATTAATTTTGTTTGAAAGGCTGATATTAAATCAGTCTTTTCAATATTTATGTACTACACTACTTTTCGTGCGCAATTCGAGATTAACGCACAAACACTAAACAAGCCATGCACTATATGCACAGCTTGTTCTTTCTCCACACTTATGGAAGTTTTACTTCATTTACTCTCGTATCCGTTTTACTTCAGCAACAATCTCTTTTCCCGTTTGATCCCACTTTAGCGCACGATAATACGCATCATGATAGAAGCTATACCATACGTTATTCGCTAAACCATATTGCATCCATTTTTCTTTAGCTGCAATCGATGTCATTGGATAGTCGTCATATGCCATAACCCAAAGCACATTAGAATGGGCATGTGTAGGCATAATATCCGCCATATGAATAAGCTGTTCTCCTCCATTTTCAATGACAATAATCGAATGCCCATCGCTATGGCCGCCCGTATGAATCATTTTTACACCTTCTGTAATCTCCTGTTCTGTATTAAATGGGCGAACTTGAGTAGCAATCGCTTCCCAGTTTTCACGCCAATATGTACTTTTAGAACGAATATTCGGGTTTCTCATTTCATCCCATTCAATTTGTGAGGTAATAATTTGAGCCTTCTCAAATACAGATACTGGCTGGTCATTCACAAGCTTCGTTAAACCACA from Peribacillus asahii carries:
- a CDS encoding YtnP family quorum-quenching lactonase, which encodes METLQIGEITLTWLNGGVTNLDGGAMFGVVPKPLWIRKYPSNENNQIELRTDPILVQANGLKMLIDAGIGSEKFTDKQKRNYGITEESKVVEDLAELGIAPSEIDYILMTHLHFDHVCGLTKLVNDQPVSVFEKAQIITSQIEWDEMRNPNIRSKSTYWRENWEAIATQVRPFNTEQEITEGVKMIHTGGHSDGHSIIVIENGGEQLIHMADIMPTHAHSNVLWVMAYDDYPMTSIAAKEKWMQYGLANNVWYSFYHDAYYRALKWDQTGKEIVAEVKRIRE
- a CDS encoding DUF84 family protein: MRVAVGSKNPAKVEAVMKVFSEEEVLSLSVESGVSAQPFSDEETIEGAVNRAKNCLQHSDAEIGIGLEGGVVQTKQGLFLCNWGAMTTRDGRVWVAGGARIVLPDVVAKRLEQGEELGPVMDDFTQKANIRKKEGAIGVFTNERMTRVKMFEHIMSMLLGQYEYHERLYING
- a CDS encoding DUF1444 domain-containing protein, with translation MNSKKLTNLLKERLADESRTFQFNSQQDTLRIENVKTGKGITIELPRVIANYELVQEQAVEEVAYYVEEALQVMGEEHRMAGQEKSIFPVIRSTSFPTEAEEGNSFLFDEHTAETRVFYALDLGNTYRLIDERMLDREQWQAERIREVARFNVRSLSTEVKTDTVAGNTFYFLNTNDGYDASRIVNDAWLREMKENIQGTMALAIPHQDVIIIADVQNETGYDVLAQMAMSFFASGHVPITALSFLYEEGELEPIFILGKNKKRE
- a CDS encoding thioredoxin family protein, coding for MQQLQSEEQYETLKNEGKHIFLFSADWCGDCRVIEPILPEIEAKFPEFTFIHVDRDQFIDVCAANDVFGIPSFIAYENGKELGRFVSKDRKTQQEIEDFIQGL
- a CDS encoding M42 family metallopeptidase yields the protein MNDETLSLFKTLTELPGTSGNEHAVRAFMRSELEKYADEIVQDRLGSIFGLKKGTADGPTVLVAGHMDEVGFMVTSITDNGMIRFQTLGGWWSQVLMAQRVQIITDNGPVIGVIGSVPPHLLDEKLRAKPMDIKNMLIDIGADDKEDAKQIGIKPGQQIVPICPFTPLANKKKILAKAWDNRYGCGLAIELLKDLQGETLPNTLYSGATVQEEVGLRGAQTAASLIKPDIFFALDASPANDASGNKKEFGQLGKGALLRIFDRTMVTHRGMREFILDTAETHNIPYQYYVSQGGTDAGKVHIANEGIPSSVIGICARYIHTHASIMHVDDYAAARELIGKLVRACDKTTFETIKNNG